The sequence GTTCCTTGGTTCAAGAAAACGCTCACAGTATTAGCACCCGCATTGGCAGTTACGAGGTCTATATCGCCATCATTGTCCAAGTCGCCTGAACTCATGCCTTGGGGGGAAATATCTGTGGCATAAGATGCAGACGTGGTGGTAAAGCAGGCAACACTTGCGCTTTTGCTTGCCGCTGTTGTATTGCTGCGCATGTTGTACGTGGGTGCGCTTGTTGGGAAGTCGTACATGGAACGATCTTGCCCAAGAACGGTTTGTTGGCATACTGCGAGTAAAGCAAATACGCCAAGGAGTAGGATTTTTTTCATTTGATTTGAGGGTTAGGACACAAAACTGCGCCAGATAAGGGTTAGGAATGAGGGGCAAATCTACGACTGCACGACATGCAGCAGGCTTTTCAGACCTTCCATGCTTCTTTGATAGATGGAGCAAATTCACCGCTAAGGGTTATCATCATCGCACCAATAGGTTGCGGTTTGCAAGAAGGGCTTTTTGACAACAAAAACGCCTTAATGCATAAGAAATACCTAATGGGGTTATGACCATTTAGACCAAGGTGGGGGCTTATGCGTTGTAAATCGTTAAATGCGTCCATACGCATTTTAGAATTTAGCCAAACGCCATATCCAGAGCATATAACGATCGTACACAAATATGAAAAAATTGTTCATATTCCAGATTAGTTTTAGTTCGGGGTCACTTTCATCCCAGAAAAAGTCTCGCAAAAAAATTACGCTCTCGTCTCGGCATTTACCTGCACGAAGCAACGACTGTCCGAGTTCGTTTCCAGATTTACGCCAAGCGTGAGCAAACAAGCAATAAAGCGTCTGTTACGAACAATTTATTGGGGCTTCTTTTTTTGATACTCTGTCGGGGTTATACCATACTGTTGGCGAAAGCATTTGGTAAAGTAGGCTCCATTCGTAAAGCCCACTTCGATAGCAATTTGGGCAACCGAAAGTTGGTTCATACGAAGCAATAATGCAGCCTTTTGTAGCCGTGCAATACGGATATAATCACCCGGCGTGACACCAAAAACCTTCCGAAACCGCAAGAAGAAGCGCGTGCGTCCCAGTTTGAACTCGGCCATCAAATGCTCTAAGCCCAAATTGGGGTTCTTTAGGTGTGCTTGAACATACAGGCGCACCTTATGTTGAAAGACATCATGGGGGTTTTCTTTCATGCCATTTAGCTTAATTGATCTTGGAGTAATGCCAATCAAAGGCACAATCAAAAACTGTCATGGGTTTGCAAACAGATGAACAGGTATTGAAAAACTACCCCATTCCCCCTTCTGGGTGTTATTAAAATCGTACACAAGTTTATAAGATTTGTACACAGAGGTGTTTCACTTCAAGGCAAGAATTGAAATCTAAATTATTGTTATTATATAACTTAAATGCTATTTATTTCACCCAATATCTTTCAGAGGCACAATCACAAGATTCTCACCAACCCAGCACGCACGCCATAAAAAAAAGAGGCCCATATTTTTAGGGGCCTCTCGATCCAAAGCAAATTTTACTTCTTCTTTTACGTTCGTTGATACTCCGATGGGGTTACGCCAAATTGCTCACGAAACGATTTGGTGAAGTAGGCAATGCTGTTAAATCCGGTTTGATAAGCGACTTCGGAAACATTCAAATCTTTTTGGCGCAGGTATTCTGCGGCGACTTCCAAACGTTTTTGACGCAAATACGCCAAAGGGCTAATTTCCATTTCTTCCTTGAATCGTTTGAAAAAGACGGTTCGCCCCATGTTTAGGTGAGCAGCAACCTCTTCTATCGCCAAGTCAGGATTGGGAAGGTGTTCTAAAACAAATTGTTGTACGGCCAAAGTAAAGGCGGAGGCTTGGGATTGTACCGGAACGAATGGCGGCTTTTTGTCTAAGGAAGCCTGCCGCATATAAGCAAATAAATTCCGTACTTTCAGTTGTAACACATCAATATCAAATGGCTTCAAGATATAATCTACTGCCCCCAATGACAGTCCTTGCCTTAGGTCTTCATCTGCTGCACGCGCCGTCAGGAATATATATGGTATCCCTCTGGTGGCTGGGTTTTGTTGCAAGGCTTCGGCAACCTCAAAACCATTCATCATCGGCATCATTACATCACAAATCACCAAATCGGGCAAGTGTGTTTGGGCTTGCACAATCCCATCTTCCCCATTGGCGGCTTCGTAAACCACATATTCGGCTTCAAACATTTGCCGAATAAACGCACGCAGATCGGGCTGATCTTCGATGATGAGCAAGCGTGGACAATCTGCTGAAGACAAAGGAGACTGATTTGATGCAGGCAATGGTGTACGTTCGGAAAATCGTTCATGTGTTGGTTCAGGCGTTGGGAGGAGTACATTTTCCGAAACGGGCAATTCAAGCGTGAAGGTACTGCCTTTTCCCAATTCGCTTGTAGCGGTAAGCGTTCCATCATGCAATTTCGCCAAATCCGAAGCGAGTGCCAAACCAATGCCTGTACCGCCGCCTTGCTTGTTTCGGTCGTTTTTGGCTTGATAGAAGCGTTCGAAAATACGTGGCAAATCCTCTTCGGAAATGCCCCAGCCGTTATCCGAAACCGTCAATTCTACGGTTTTATTCGGTTTTGGTGCGAGCGTTACGGTTATTTCGCCCTGAATTTCGGTGAATTTGATGGCATTGCTGAGTAAATTGCCCAAGATTTGCTCCAACGCCGTCATGCTTGCCCAAACAGGAATCGGCGCATTGGGTACATTCACCACCAACTTAAGCTGTTTGTAATCGGCGAGACTTT is a genomic window of Rhodothermia bacterium containing:
- a CDS encoding helix-turn-helix transcriptional regulator, translating into MKENPHDVFQHKVRLYVQAHLKNPNLGLEHLMAEFKLGRTRFFLRFRKVFGVTPGDYIRIARLQKAALLLRMNQLSVAQIAIEVGFTNGAYFTKCFRQQYGITPTEYQKKKPQ